One stretch of Pomacea canaliculata isolate SZHN2017 linkage group LG11, ASM307304v1, whole genome shotgun sequence DNA includes these proteins:
- the LOC112574802 gene encoding uncharacterized protein LOC112574802, with protein sequence MPLEITTFRVSCGLFLWRFAYFMWRRAKTAAIILGKVRARKAQCVLLAVIISSLLMCAGDIELNPGPLNGEIIHASHTTDHITSNYGSTDTSIPDIPVSQHLVASASANEHHTQTGLVSDQPTIQSISSTLAALSTSLSRMEQSQTTFVGIIHTQLRGIEDSVTQQISQQIQTSHQSLIQNISRLQQGIDSVKEKVLGNERRINKLAEENELLKEKMDQIIKEMDKLEAVSRRKNIRLFGIQESTSENYTECSSKVISLLNELCDVKLWCAEDIERAHRLGFKRTGDNRPRPMIVQFHRWSDKMVLLSDKNVRDKLRTAGIRVASDLTRLQANNLSKAREEGKFAFYKNGQLHTEPRRTRPRIDNEAGVNKTVNEDGKYTTDPGHPGADTLGAANCQEYIRQTQSNRQDRSERHQQLPLQTSFAGDTDTNCETHGAMSPKRSVSSVCASDHHANQSEFSEYSENSEQDCTDRHSSGRRQPPRTAHAKNGNQVNQTSCTSGQSCLPSEWKTSKTTLKMENSTQKRTSTRTK encoded by the coding sequence ATGCCGTTGGAAATTACAACTTTCCGTGTGAGTTGTGGCCTTTTTTTATGGCGATTTGCTTACTTCATGTGGCGAAGGGCGAAAACTGCTGCAATCATACTTGGCAAGGTGAGAGCAAGGAAAGCACAGTGTGTATTGCTAGCTGTTATCATTTCAAGTCTTCTCATGTGTGCTGGAGATATCGAACTAAATCCTGGACCTCTTAACGGCGAGATTATTCATGCTTCTCATACAACGGACCACATAACGAGTAATTATGGCTCTACTGACACTTCGATACCGGACATACCTGTCTCGCAACACCTGGTTGCAAGTGCAAGTGCTAACGAACACCACACCCAGACCGGACTTGTGTCAGACCAACCGACTATCCAAAGCATATCGTCCACTCTTGCCGCTCTATCTACTTCTCTTTCCCGCATGGAGCAGTCTCAGACCACTTTTGTTGGCATCATACACACTCAGCTGCGTGGTATTGAGGATTCAGTTACTCAACAGATTTCGCAACAAATTCAGACTTCCCACCAATCCTTGATACAAAACATTTCCAGGCTTCAACAAGGTATTGATTCAGTCAAAGAAAAGGTACTTGGAAATGAGAGACGAATCAACAAATTAGCAGAGGAAAATGaactattaaaagaaaaaatggatcAAATCATAAAGGAAATGGACAAGCTCGAGGCTGTGTCCAGGCGAAAAAATATTAGGCTGTTCGGCATACAAGAAAGTACCAGTGAGAACTACACAGAGTGCAGCTCAAAAGTGATTAGCCTCCTCAACGAACTATGTGATGTAAAATTATGGTGTGCCGAGGACATTGAGCGGGCCCATCGACTTGGGTTTAAGAGGACTGGTGACAACCGCCCCCGACCCATGATTGTACAATTTCATCGATGGTCCGATAAAATGGTGCTACTAAGCGATAAAAATGTGAGGGACAAGCTTCGAACGGCCGGTATTAGAGTAGCCTCTGACCTGACGAGACTACAGGCTAATAACTTATCAAAAGCCCGTGAAGAAGGGAAGTTCGCTTTTTACAAAAATGGACAACTCCACAcagaaccgagacgcacacgtcccagaatcgacaacgaggctggtGTTAACAAAACAGTTAACGAAGATGGCAAGTACACGACAGACCCCGGCCACCCTGGTGCTGACACCCTAGGTGCCGCCAACTGCCAGGAATACATACGTCAAACTCAATCGAATAGACAAGATCGGAGTGAGAGACATCAACAACTCCCCCTCCAGACATCCTTCGCTGGCGACACTGACACCAACTGTGAAACGCACGGTGCGATGTCTCCTAAACGCTCTGTTAgcagtgtgtgtgcaagtgatcATCATGCCAATCAGAGCGAATTCAGTGAATACAGTGAAAATTCGGAGCAAGATTGTACAGATAGACACTCTTCAGGACGTAGACAGCCCCCTCGTACAGCTCATGCAAAGAACGGTAATCAAGTAAATCAAACATCTTGTACGAGTGgacagagttgcctgcccagtgAATGGAAGACCTCGAAAACGACATTGAAAATGGAAAACAGTACCCaaaaaagaacatcaacaaGGACAAAGTGA